Proteins co-encoded in one Yamadazyma tenuis chromosome 1, complete sequence genomic window:
- the ALD6 gene encoding aldehyde dehydrogenase (NADP(+)) ald6 (EggNog:ENOG503NWK1; COG:E,G), translating to MLSRTLRRGSYVPKIIRCLSLNSTTTNFPQAHEVESYVTPSFANNQFFKSKSTVWYDIHDPATNNVISQVPQSTPEEMEAAIAGAAAAFPMWKGLSIIKRQGIAFKFVELLKANMDRIAAMIVLEQGKTFQDAKGDVLRGLQVAEAACNIPNDMMGQTLEVATDMETKMVREPLGVVASICPFNFPAMVPLWSIPLILATGNTAVIKPSERVPGAAMIICELLQQAGVPANVINIIHGKHDAVNKIIEDPRIKAITFVGGDKAGKYIYEKGTSLGKRVQSNMGAKNHMIVMPDANKEQFVNAVNGAAFGAAGQRCMAISVLVTVGKSKEWISDVVADAQKLRVGSGFDQTSDLGPLVNPSSLVKAKEIIEDSANQGAEIALDGRITNLPAPYDKGNFLFPTVLTNVKPGMRCYDEEIFAPVLSVINAETLDEAISIVNSNRYGNGVSLFTSSGSNAQKFVTNIECGQVGVNVPIPVPLPMFSFTGNKGSFLGDLNFYGRAGVTFLTQPKTITSLWRTEKYEYVSPSTSMPIQN from the coding sequence ATGCTTTCTCGAACACTCAGAAGAGGATCTTACGTGCCCAAAATTATCCGGTGTTTGAGCTTGAATTCCactaccaccaacttccCCCAGGCTCATGAAGTTGAGTCGTACGTTACTCCAAGTTTTGCAAATAACCagtttttcaaatccaagtcgACCGTATGGTACGATATTCATGATCCAGCCACGAATAACGTGATCTCCCAGGTGCCTCAGTCGACCCCGGAGGAGATGGAGGCGGCCATCGCTGGTGCCGCTGCTGCTTTCCCTATGTGGAAGGGCCTCAGTATCATTAAGAGACAAGGTATCGCattcaagtttgtggagttATTGAAAGCCAATATGGACAGAATAGCGGCAATGATTGTGTTGGAGCAGGGTAAGACATTCCAGGATGCTAAAGGTGACGTGTTGAGAGGGTTACAGGTGGCTGAAGCTGCTTGCAACATTCCCAACGATATGATGGGACAGACACTCGAGGTTGCAACCGATATGGAAACCAAGATGGTGAGAGAGCCGTTGGGCGTGGTGGCGTCTATCTGCCCATTCAACTTCCCAGCAATGGTGCCCTTGTGGTCAAttccattgattttggccaCGGGAAATACTGCAGTCATCAAGCCCAGTGAGCGGGTGCCTGGGGCGGCGATGATTATTtgtgaacttcttcaacaggcGGGTGTTCCTGCCAACGTGATCAATATCATCCACGGTAAGCATGATGCAGTCAACAAGATCATCGAGGACCCACGGATCAAGGCCATCACCTTTGTGGGTGGTGATAAGGCCGGTAAGTATATATACGAGAAAGGTACCTCATTGGGAAAGCGGGTGCAATCAAATATGGGTGCCAAAAACCATATGATAGTGATGCCTGATGCCAACAAGGAGCAGTTTGTGAATGCAGTCAATGGAGCTGCGTTCGGGGCTGCTGGTCAGAGATGTATGGCGATTTCTGTGTTGGTGACGGTAGGAAAGTCGAAAGAGTGGATTTCGGACGTGGTGGCCGACGCTCAGAAGTTGCGGGTTGGATCTGGGTTCGACCAAACCAGTGATCTTGGTCCTTTGGTTAACCCCAGCAGTTTGGTGAAGGCTAAAGAAATCATTGAGGATAGTGCCAACCAAGGGGCTGAGATTGCGTTGGACGGCAGAATCACCAATTTGCCAGCTCCGTATGACAAGGGGAATTTCCTTTTCCCAACTGTCTTAACCAACGTCAAGCCAGGAATGAGGTGCTATGACGAGGAGATTTTTGCGCCTGTTTTAAGTGTTATCAACGCTGAGACTTTGGATGAGGCAATCAGCATTGTTAATTCCAACAGATACGGAAACGGAGTGTCGTTGTTCACGAGTTCGGGTTCCAATGCCCAGAAGTTTGTCACAAATATTGAATGTGGACAGGTTGGTGTGAATGTTCCAATCCCAGTGCCTTTGCCCATGTTTTCATTTACAGGAAACAAGGGCTCATTCTTGGGAGATTTGAATTTTTACGGCCGGGCAGGTGTTACGTTTTTGACACAGCCCAAGACTATCACCAGCTTATGGCGCACCGAGAAGTATGAGTATGTCAGTCCTTCCACCAGTATGCCCATTCAAAATTAA
- a CDS encoding uncharacterized protein (EggNog:ENOG503P4X1; COG:S), whose amino-acid sequence MSVHSKPDLSDPAKLADSIRYISSENTDLKCKLLKLINDYKLLKQFVLNNDHSVSRKRSFTAVDMAGDRHQMAMDLDLDLDLNLDLPLDRLDSIDSVLDMAVDTLVVPTAVSRTGDAAAPDELLDFLEDEEFDDDFDIESPLLSRTSSPSDDDTHSLMATLTRSTTVSTNNSFSEKPSGRFFEMPKFAGGLAAGSASAGKNLSSRFDVLQQDKYNLINDFLEEKLIDNDLTYYESLDMGDC is encoded by the coding sequence ATGTCTGTTCACTCCAAACCTGACTTGTCAGATCCTGCCAAATTGGCTGACAGCATACGGTATATTTCCAGTGAAAACACCGACCTCAAATGTAAGCTTCTTAAGCTTATCAATGATTACAAGTTGCTCAAACAGTTTGTATTGAACAATGACCACAGTGTGTCGAGAAAGCGTAGTTTCACGGCAGTGGACATGGCTGGCGACAGGCACCAAATGGCAATGGACCTCGACCTCGACCTTGACCTCAATCTCGATCTCCCTCTCGACCGGCTCGACCTGATCGATTCGGTGCTTGACATGGCAGTTGATACCTTGGTAGTGCCTACGGCGGTGTCGCGCACAGGTGATGCGGCCGCCCCCGACGAATTGCTCGATTTCttggaagacgaagagTTCGACGATGATTTCGATATCGAGTCACCCTTATTATCAAGGACCTCATCACCTCTGGACGACGATACCCATTCATTGATGGCTACTTTGACCCGGTCTACAACTGTGTCTACAAACAACTCATTTTCTGAAAAGCCCTCCGGAAGGTTTTTCGAGATGCCCAAGTTCGCGGGCGGCTTAGCAGCCGGCAGCGCCAGCGCGGGCAAGAATCTTAGTAGCCGGTTCGACGTGTTGCAACAAGACAAGTacaatttgatcaatgatttcttggaggaaaagttgattgacAATGACTTGACGTATTACGAGAGCTTGGACATGGGAGACTGCTGA